A stretch of the Clostridium botulinum genome encodes the following:
- a CDS encoding phage head closure protein, with the protein MKSEELKHKVVIQKYVNGVNENGFEEETWQDYKTVWASVSNLYGREYFEAAAIQAEKTVKFTIRFIKEIDEGMRIKFRDKQYNITSIDNIKYENKFIEIKAMEVDSSG; encoded by the coding sequence ATGAAATCAGAAGAATTGAAACATAAAGTAGTTATTCAAAAGTATGTAAATGGAGTTAATGAGAATGGCTTTGAGGAAGAAACATGGCAAGATTATAAAACAGTATGGGCATCCGTTTCAAACCTTTATGGCAGAGAATATTTTGAAGCTGCAGCTATTCAAGCAGAGAAAACTGTAAAGTTTACTATTAGGTTTATTAAGGAAATAGATGAAGGTATGAGAATAAAGTTTAGAGACAAACAGTACAACATAACTTCTATAGATAACATCAAATATGAAAACAAATTTATAGAAATAAAGGCTATGGAGGTTGATAGTAGTGGCTAA
- a CDS encoding head-tail connector protein, producing the protein MAIKIINPPLVEPITIEEAKQHLRISDDEEDIIVGSMIKQAREFCEDFQNRKYITQTLELVIDYFPRENYIAFNSCSPIQSIESIKYYDVDGEEHIFDESNYIVDTDSFINRIVLRNYKQWPSILLQRVNGVRIRFVAGFGDSPENVPETVKWAMILHMRLLYDDYKPDERAKLEEARNSLLTMNRVIPV; encoded by the coding sequence ATGGCAATTAAAATTATAAATCCACCTTTAGTTGAACCTATAACAATAGAAGAAGCAAAACAACATTTGAGAATTAGTGATGATGAGGAGGATATCATTGTAGGTAGCATGATTAAACAGGCTAGAGAGTTTTGTGAGGATTTTCAAAATAGAAAGTACATTACTCAAACTTTAGAGTTAGTGATAGATTATTTTCCAAGAGAAAATTATATAGCCTTTAATAGTTGCTCGCCAATTCAAAGTATAGAAAGCATTAAGTATTATGATGTAGATGGAGAAGAACATATATTTGATGAAAGTAATTATATTGTAGATACGGATAGCTTTATTAATAGAATTGTACTTAGAAATTACAAACAATGGCCTAGCATTTTACTACAAAGAGTTAATGGTGTAAGAATAAGATTTGTTGCAGGATTTGGAGATAGTCCAGAGAATGTTCCAGAAACAGTTAAGTGGGCTATGATTCTTCATATGAGGCTTCTTTATGATGATTACAAACCAGATGAAAGAGCAAAACTTGAAGAAGCTAGAAACTCACTTTTAACTATGAATAGGGTGATACCAGTATGA
- a CDS encoding group I intron-associated PD-(D/E)XK endonuclease: MARKNTDRKVRETDKDFNETSKEGSIREMFATIKLMQEGYRVSIPTVDNRYDLIAEKYPEFI, encoded by the coding sequence GTGGCTAGAAAAAATACAGATAGAAAAGTTAGAGAAACTGATAAAGATTTTAATGAAACAAGTAAAGAAGGTTCGATACGTGAAATGTTTGCAACAATAAAATTAATGCAAGAAGGGTATAGAGTTTCAATACCAACAGTTGATAACAGATATGATCTTATAGCTGAAAAATATCCTGAATTTATATGA
- a CDS encoding transposase, with the protein MIITLNIQSENIYFKIFETVNIAFNKLGINTRKAKGRPPKYSDQQIVACMIYGVNNSIFSLRELEYKIKQDIVFQKIIGLKEVPDHSTFSLRAIALEKYVYYGIYAMLIELINPSTRICAIDGTALRSSLYDSEARYGKGTRLGRYKGYKLHCTACVCDSILPLSFSITTANVYDNQVQGLLYELKTYNPFIVLADAAYDDAQWFKVSKTLEYNLLTDVNMRKAKSIESFKDESRYKNALFMQSPIGKNLYKNRLKIEQLFSILKGLYNLENPRLYGQKRYERHIKWVLLSYLIDEFNKVNSKISSRKYPWNL; encoded by the coding sequence ATGATTATAACATTAAATATACAAAGCGAAAACATTTATTTTAAAATTTTTGAAACTGTTAATATTGCATTTAATAAACTTGGCATTAATACTAGAAAAGCTAAAGGTAGACCGCCTAAATATTCAGATCAACAAATTGTTGCATGTATGATATATGGTGTAAATAATAGTATTTTTAGTCTTAGAGAACTTGAATATAAAATTAAACAAGATATTGTATTTCAAAAGATTATAGGTTTAAAAGAAGTTCCTGACCATTCTACATTTTCTTTAAGAGCGATAGCTTTAGAAAAATACGTGTACTATGGCATTTATGCTATGCTTATTGAACTTATAAATCCATCAACTAGAATTTGTGCTATTGATGGTACTGCATTAAGGAGCTCATTATATGATAGCGAAGCTAGGTACGGAAAAGGAACTCGACTTGGCAGATATAAAGGATATAAGTTACATTGTACCGCTTGTGTATGTGATAGTATATTACCTTTGTCATTTTCTATAACTACTGCAAATGTATATGATAATCAAGTTCAAGGATTGTTATATGAACTGAAAACTTATAATCCATTTATTGTACTTGCCGATGCTGCTTATGATGATGCTCAATGGTTTAAAGTTTCTAAAACTCTAGAATATAATTTATTAACAGACGTAAATATGCGTAAAGCAAAGAGTATAGAATCTTTTAAAGATGAATCTAGATATAAAAATGCTCTTTTTATGCAATCGCCAATAGGTAAAAATTTATATAAAAATAGGCTAAAAATTGAACAATTATTTTCTATACTTAAGGGACTCTATAACCTAGAAAACCCTAGACTTTACGGACAAAAACGTTATGAACGCCATATTAAGTGGGTTCTTTTATCGTATCTTATAGACGAATTTAATAAGGTTAACAGCAAAATAAGTTCTAGAAAATATCCTTGGAATCTATAG
- a CDS encoding terminase large subunit has translation MFDEKKAERAVKFINNLKHTKGVWHGVPFDLLPWQDKIIRDIFGTVKDNGYRKYNTAYVEIPKKNGKSEIAAAIALYLTCADSEWGAEVYGCAADRQQASIVFDVAVDMVDQCPALKRRIKPIISQKRLVYIPTGSYYQVLSSEAFSKHGLNVHGVIFDELHAQPNRELFDVMTKGSGDARMQPLFFLITTAGTDRNSICYEVHQKADDILRGKKHDPTFYPVIYGIKDEDDWSLEENWYKANPSLGHTIPIEKVRDAYISAKENPAEENIFRQLRLNQWVKQSVRWMPMDIWDKCSFEVNFEKLKGRECYGGLDLSSTNDITAFVLIFPPIPNDDKYYVIPYFWIPEENLKLRVRRDHVPYDIWKKQGFLNTTEGNVIHYAFIENFIGELGKKFNIKEIAFDRWGAVQMVQNIEGLGFTVVPFGQGYKDMSPPTKELMKLTLEQKIAHGGHPALSWMMDNIYVRTDPAGNIKPDKEKSTEKIDGAVALIMALDRSIRHESKESVYEKRGMRSLL, from the coding sequence ATGTTTGATGAAAAGAAAGCTGAAAGAGCAGTAAAATTTATAAATAATCTTAAGCATACAAAAGGTGTGTGGCATGGAGTTCCTTTTGATCTTCTACCTTGGCAGGATAAAATTATAAGAGATATTTTTGGAACTGTAAAAGATAATGGCTATAGGAAGTACAATACAGCCTATGTTGAAATACCAAAGAAGAATGGTAAATCTGAAATTGCCGCAGCTATAGCGCTTTATCTTACTTGTGCAGATAGTGAGTGGGGAGCTGAGGTTTACGGTTGTGCTGCTGATAGACAACAAGCATCTATTGTATTTGATGTTGCAGTTGATATGGTGGACCAGTGTCCAGCTTTAAAGAGAAGGATAAAACCTATAATTTCTCAAAAGAGACTTGTTTATATACCTACTGGAAGCTATTATCAAGTCTTATCCTCAGAGGCTTTTAGTAAGCATGGACTTAATGTTCATGGAGTAATCTTTGATGAACTTCATGCACAACCTAATAGAGAATTATTTGATGTTATGACAAAGGGCAGTGGAGATGCTAGAATGCAGCCGCTGTTCTTTTTAATTACCACAGCAGGAACAGATAGAAATTCTATATGCTATGAAGTACACCAAAAGGCTGATGATATTTTAAGAGGTAAAAAACATGATCCTACTTTTTATCCCGTTATATATGGAATTAAAGATGAGGATGATTGGAGTTTAGAGGAGAATTGGTACAAAGCAAATCCATCGCTTGGACATACCATACCTATTGAAAAGGTTAGAGATGCTTACATTAGTGCAAAGGAAAATCCAGCAGAAGAAAATATATTTAGACAGCTTAGATTAAATCAATGGGTAAAACAATCAGTACGTTGGATGCCTATGGATATTTGGGATAAATGTTCTTTTGAAGTTAATTTTGAAAAATTAAAGGGAAGAGAGTGCTATGGAGGTCTTGATCTTTCAAGTACCAATGATATAACAGCTTTTGTTTTGATATTTCCGCCAATACCAAATGATGATAAATATTATGTGATTCCTTATTTCTGGATACCGGAAGAAAACTTAAAACTTAGAGTAAGACGTGACCATGTTCCTTATGATATTTGGAAAAAGCAAGGTTTTCTTAATACTACAGAAGGAAATGTTATTCATTATGCTTTTATTGAAAATTTTATAGGGGAGCTTGGTAAGAAATTTAATATAAAAGAAATAGCCTTTGATAGGTGGGGAGCAGTTCAAATGGTACAGAATATTGAAGGCTTAGGCTTTACAGTAGTTCCTTTTGGACAAGGATATAAAGATATGAGTCCACCAACTAAGGAACTTATGAAACTTACACTAGAGCAGAAAATTGCTCATGGAGGACATCCAGCTTTAAGTTGGATGATGGATAATATTTATGTTAGAACAGATCCAGCGGGAAATATAAAACCAGATAAAGAGAAATCCACAGAAAAAATAGATGGTGCTGTTGCTTTAATTATGGCACTAGATAGATCAATTAGACATGAAAGTAAAGAATCAGTTTATGAAAAACGTGGAATGAGATCACTTTTATAA
- a CDS encoding phage major capsid protein, producing MSEKMKELLAQLLNLETESKNLINKEDAKAEDITNKLDEIKVLKAKIEAQKEIDAMDEERKKQAKTPVNEPIYAQPRDPNEKNWKGGMGEFLQAVARASSPGGTMDNRLSYQNSATGLNESIASEGGFLLENDFIQGLFDSMMSQSQVANRIRMIPIGANTNRLRALGIDETSRANGSRWGGVQAYWVAEAETATQSKPKFREIDMALQKLLALCYVTDDLLQDTTALEAIVKQAYADEMSFKIDDAIINGTGVGMPLGILNSDALVTVPKEKEQTAGTIKYENILKMWSSMPARLRANAVWYINQEIEPQLYTMALNIGTGGAPVFMPSGGAATSQYSTLLNRPIIPIEQCSELGKKGDIILADPTQYIGIDKKAPTADVSIHVRFLYDEQVFRFIYKFNGAPYRNEPIKPYKGVNSLSPFVTLGDR from the coding sequence ATGTCAGAGAAAATGAAAGAGCTATTAGCACAGTTATTAAATTTAGAAACAGAATCTAAAAATTTAATCAATAAAGAAGATGCAAAAGCAGAAGATATAACTAATAAACTTGATGAAATCAAAGTACTAAAGGCTAAAATTGAAGCACAAAAAGAAATTGATGCAATGGATGAGGAGAGAAAGAAACAAGCAAAAACTCCTGTAAATGAACCTATTTATGCTCAGCCAAGAGATCCAAATGAAAAGAATTGGAAAGGTGGAATGGGAGAATTTCTTCAAGCAGTTGCCAGAGCGTCTTCTCCTGGTGGAACAATGGATAATAGACTTTCATATCAAAATTCTGCTACAGGATTAAATGAGAGCATTGCATCAGAAGGTGGTTTCTTACTAGAAAATGATTTCATACAAGGATTATTTGATTCTATGATGTCACAAAGTCAGGTAGCAAACAGAATAAGGATGATTCCAATAGGAGCTAATACAAATAGATTAAGAGCATTAGGTATTGATGAAACTAGCAGAGCTAATGGTAGTAGATGGGGCGGAGTTCAAGCTTACTGGGTTGCTGAAGCAGAAACAGCTACACAATCTAAACCAAAATTTAGAGAAATTGATATGGCACTTCAAAAATTATTAGCACTTTGTTATGTAACAGATGACTTACTTCAAGATACAACAGCTCTTGAAGCAATAGTAAAACAAGCCTATGCAGATGAAATGTCCTTTAAGATTGATGATGCAATTATAAATGGAACAGGTGTTGGAATGCCTCTTGGAATATTAAATTCAGATGCTTTAGTTACAGTACCAAAGGAAAAAGAACAAACAGCAGGCACTATAAAATATGAAAACATACTTAAAATGTGGAGCTCAATGCCAGCAAGATTAAGAGCAAATGCAGTATGGTACATCAATCAAGAAATAGAACCACAACTTTATACTATGGCACTTAATATTGGAACAGGAGGAGCACCTGTATTTATGCCTTCTGGTGGAGCTGCAACTTCTCAATACAGCACTCTTTTAAATAGACCAATAATTCCAATAGAGCAGTGTTCTGAATTAGGTAAAAAAGGAGATATAATCTTAGCTGATCCAACACAGTATATAGGAATAGACAAAAAAGCCCCAACAGCAGATGTATCAATACATGTAAGATTTTTATATGATGAGCAAGTGTTTAGATTTATTTATAAATTTAATGGCGCTCCATATAGAAATGAGCCAATAAAACCTTATAAGGGTGTTAATTCATTGAGTCCTTTTGTTACTTTAGGAGATAGGTAG
- a CDS encoding phage portal protein codes for MKFIDRCKLFLSPQNALFEVLQKYSEDFLNGEDVPTSGSTNVDTVTAMSFSAVFACNRVLSETLASCPIFLYEKDDKGNRAQVTDAPEYGLLHYAPNAEMTPGQFKEFGMSNINLGGNLIAQKVFNMHGEILELRPITWDRVRIDIDKKSGRLLYYIDGKQEPKTRDEILHIPGLTLDGYIGITPLTYAAMTVDIGVSQDKFEKNFYHNRASTSGIFQYPNELSDEGFQRLKKDIKKNYTGLSNAGVPMILEGGGQFKEITMKLTDAQFIESKRFRIEDVARIFRVPLHLIQDLTRSTNNNIEHQSLEFIVYTMLPWFKRWEENLNLQLLSNESKRKNRYFEFKIDSLLRGDAQTRATAYAQGRQWGWLSVNDIRRLENMNPIENGDIYLEPLNMVEAGKTQNDDKLKAMTEEIFNLIRK; via the coding sequence TTGAAATTTATTGATAGATGTAAACTATTTTTAAGTCCCCAAAATGCTTTATTTGAAGTTCTTCAAAAGTATTCTGAGGATTTTTTAAATGGTGAAGATGTACCTACATCGGGAAGTACAAATGTGGATACTGTAACAGCCATGAGCTTTTCAGCAGTGTTTGCTTGTAACAGGGTGCTTTCAGAAACCTTAGCAAGTTGCCCTATATTTTTATACGAGAAAGATGATAAAGGAAATAGAGCACAGGTAACAGATGCACCTGAATATGGTTTACTTCATTATGCACCGAATGCTGAAATGACACCGGGACAGTTTAAGGAATTTGGAATGAGTAATATTAATCTTGGGGGAAATTTAATAGCTCAAAAGGTTTTTAATATGCATGGAGAAATATTAGAGCTTAGGCCTATTACTTGGGATAGGGTAAGAATTGATATAGATAAAAAATCAGGAAGGTTACTTTATTATATTGATGGAAAACAAGAACCCAAAACAAGAGATGAAATATTGCATATTCCGGGACTAACTTTAGATGGATATATTGGAATCACACCCCTTACTTATGCTGCTATGACAGTAGATATTGGGGTATCTCAAGATAAATTTGAAAAGAATTTTTATCACAATAGGGCATCTACCAGTGGAATTTTTCAATACCCTAATGAGCTTTCAGATGAAGGATTTCAAAGACTTAAAAAGGATATTAAGAAAAATTACACAGGCCTTTCAAATGCAGGAGTTCCAATGATCCTTGAAGGTGGGGGGCAATTTAAAGAAATAACTATGAAACTTACTGATGCGCAGTTTATAGAATCTAAGCGTTTTAGAATAGAGGATGTAGCGAGAATTTTCAGAGTACCACTTCATTTAATTCAGGATTTAACAAGATCAACAAATAATAATATAGAGCACCAAAGCTTAGAATTTATAGTTTATACCATGCTTCCTTGGTTTAAAAGATGGGAAGAAAACTTGAATTTACAGCTTCTATCAAATGAATCTAAAAGAAAAAACAGGTATTTTGAGTTTAAGATAGATTCTCTTTTAAGAGGAGATGCCCAAACTAGAGCAACGGCTTATGCACAAGGAAGGCAGTGGGGATGGCTTAGTGTAAATGATATAAGAAGACTTGAAAATATGAATCCTATAGAAAATGGAGATATATATTTGGAACCTTTAAATATGGTAGAAGCAGGGAAGACACAAAATGATGACAAGTTAAAAGCTATGACAGAAGAAATATTTAATTTGATAAGGAAGTGA
- a CDS encoding HK97-gp10 family putative phage morphogenesis protein — translation MAKIELEGMDELIDKVNKLGKKGEEIKKNTLDKAGNLVKRSMEIKAPKSKENKRHMAENINVSDIENEDGVDFVKIGPNKGDNSEFFYSKFSEWGTSKQPAQHWAENSLLENEKEVNEIIKEELQRGLESLE, via the coding sequence GTGGCTAAAATAGAGCTTGAAGGTATGGATGAACTTATTGATAAAGTAAACAAGTTAGGAAAAAAGGGAGAAGAAATTAAAAAGAATACTTTAGACAAAGCAGGAAATTTAGTAAAGAGAAGTATGGAAATAAAGGCTCCCAAGTCTAAAGAAAATAAAAGGCATATGGCTGAGAATATTAATGTATCAGACATAGAAAATGAAGATGGTGTAGATTTTGTTAAAATAGGACCAAATAAAGGAGATAATTCAGAGTTCTTTTATTCTAAGTTTAGTGAATGGGGTACAAGTAAGCAACCAGCTCAACATTGGGCAGAAAATTCTCTTCTTGAAAATGAAAAAGAGGTAAATGAAATTATAAAAGAAGAACTTCAAAGGGGGCTAGAGTCACTTGAATAA
- a CDS encoding major tail protein, whose amino-acid sequence MARQIGLRDMHIAVLTKDDSTEATYEKPMKLERAISAKLNPKTNSDNIYSDDSVEDVITVFEGVEVEIEVNQLSITSRAKLQGAKVVKGILIENKDDIPPTIALGFRSKKNNGKFRYVWLLKGKFELATDEYDTEGEKPKAQSAKLKGQFFSRDFDGNYRFIADEDEKEVDATIIKAWFTEVPKEPVNSR is encoded by the coding sequence ATGGCAAGGCAAATAGGTCTTAGAGATATGCATATAGCAGTATTAACTAAAGATGATAGCACAGAAGCAACCTATGAAAAACCTATGAAATTAGAAAGGGCTATAAGTGCAAAGCTTAATCCAAAAACAAATTCAGATAACATATATTCTGATGATTCTGTTGAGGATGTAATAACTGTATTTGAAGGTGTGGAAGTTGAAATAGAAGTAAATCAGCTTTCGATTACAAGTAGGGCAAAGCTTCAAGGAGCAAAAGTAGTAAAAGGAATACTCATAGAAAATAAAGATGATATACCACCAACTATAGCATTAGGTTTTAGATCTAAAAAGAACAATGGAAAGTTTAGATATGTGTGGCTTTTAAAAGGTAAATTTGAATTAGCAACGGATGAATATGATACAGAAGGGGAAAAGCCAAAAGCACAGAGTGCAAAGCTTAAAGGACAATTCTTTTCAAGAGATTTTGATGGAAACTATAGGTTTATTGCAGATGAGGATGAAAAAGAAGTGGATGCAACAATAATTAAAGCATGGTTTACTGAAGTACCAAAAGAGCCAGTTAATAGTAGGTAA
- a CDS encoding phage tail tape measure protein, which yields MARGGNTVVARVGLDDKGFQEGVTKIQRSLRVVKSEFVAASSKLKDFGKSTEGLKLKSDSLNKQMELQKQKVVALTKSYQESVEKKGADAKATENLKVRLNYATAEMNKLQHELNETNERIRVQESRWTQLGSKLNEAGSKMQTVGKKMQDVGKSLSTKVTAPIVGVGTAAAKMSIDFQDSLAKVSTIVDTTQLSMENVKKGVLKLSNETGEGVNDLNEALYQSISAGVESGKSIEFLGSAVKLAKGGFTETSSSVDLLTTILNGYKLKAEETANVSDILINTQNLGKTSVNELSSSMGKVVPIASAANVNLKQLSSAYVLLTQKGIATAEAGTYIRSMLSELSKTGSTADKTLRQISGKSFAQLMASGKSVSDVLNMLNDHANKNNLTLKDMFGSVEAGTASMILAGTGGQEFNKVLDTMSNVAGATDTAFNKVSETTGAKLKKSFNSLKNAGIQLGDSLTPIIQKISEVVQVLAEKLNSLTPAQAEIIVKVGLILAALGPLVTIIGKIISIGGTLFSVLGSISTSLGAAGGASVVLGKAFTALTGPVGIAVAAIGGVIAIGVSLYKNWDTIKAKAAELKKAISEKWNEIKQVTVAIFTSIKDFLNNIWNGIKSVFINSLNAIKSGINSGWNGIKNITTTIWNSIKTIISNVWNGIKSVVTGAVNGVKNIVISIWNSIKSVTTSVWNGIKTAITTPINSAKNIVKKAVDSIYGFFKNLRIPQIKIPKIKLPHFSLRGEFSLMPPKVPKFDVNWYAQGGIFNAPSIIGVGEAGTEAVLPIDRLDEIIAKSIKKVQGLSGTDGLTVHIEKFINNTEKDIEGLAYELEFYRQRISMGKGGN from the coding sequence ATGGCAAGAGGTGGCAATACCGTTGTTGCAAGAGTTGGACTTGATGATAAAGGGTTTCAAGAAGGTGTAACCAAAATACAAAGAAGTCTACGAGTAGTTAAAAGTGAATTTGTGGCAGCTAGTTCAAAACTTAAGGATTTTGGAAAATCTACAGAAGGTTTAAAACTTAAATCAGATAGCTTAAATAAACAAATGGAACTTCAAAAGCAAAAGGTAGTGGCTCTGACTAAAAGTTATCAAGAAAGTGTAGAGAAAAAAGGTGCAGATGCGAAAGCTACAGAGAATTTAAAGGTTAGACTTAATTATGCTACAGCTGAGATGAATAAATTACAACATGAATTAAATGAAACTAATGAAAGAATAAGAGTACAAGAAAGTAGATGGACTCAATTAGGGAGTAAGTTGAATGAAGCTGGTAGCAAAATGCAGACAGTAGGTAAAAAGATGCAAGATGTAGGAAAAAGCTTATCTACTAAAGTTACTGCTCCAATAGTTGGAGTTGGAACTGCTGCTGCTAAAATGAGTATAGATTTTCAGGATTCTCTAGCAAAGGTAAGTACAATAGTGGATACTACTCAGTTAAGCATGGAGAATGTTAAAAAAGGTGTTTTAAAGTTATCTAATGAAACAGGAGAAGGGGTAAATGATTTAAATGAAGCATTATATCAAAGTATCTCAGCAGGAGTTGAAAGTGGTAAGTCAATTGAATTTTTGGGTAGTGCTGTAAAACTTGCTAAGGGTGGATTTACAGAAACAAGTTCTAGTGTTGATTTATTAACCACAATATTAAACGGATACAAATTAAAAGCAGAAGAAACCGCTAATGTAAGTGATATTCTTATTAATACACAAAACTTAGGTAAGACAAGTGTAAATGAACTTAGCAGTAGTATGGGTAAAGTTGTACCAATAGCTAGTGCAGCCAATGTAAATTTAAAGCAGTTATCAAGTGCTTATGTACTTCTAACTCAAAAGGGTATTGCTACAGCAGAAGCTGGAACATATATAAGAAGTATGTTATCTGAACTCTCTAAAACAGGAAGTACAGCAGATAAAACTTTAAGACAAATAAGTGGAAAGAGTTTTGCACAGCTTATGGCAAGTGGTAAAAGTGTTAGTGATGTACTTAATATGTTAAATGATCATGCAAATAAAAACAATTTAACACTTAAAGATATGTTTGGATCAGTTGAAGCTGGAACTGCCAGTATGATTTTAGCTGGAACTGGTGGACAAGAATTTAATAAAGTATTAGATACTATGAGCAATGTAGCAGGTGCAACGGATACAGCTTTTAATAAAGTTAGTGAAACTACAGGTGCTAAATTAAAAAAATCATTTAATAGTCTTAAAAATGCAGGAATACAATTAGGGGATAGTTTAACTCCAATAATACAAAAAATAAGTGAAGTAGTTCAAGTTCTAGCAGAAAAACTAAATAGCTTAACACCAGCACAAGCAGAAATCATAGTTAAAGTAGGATTAATTCTTGCAGCATTAGGTCCACTTGTAACAATTATAGGAAAGATAATAAGTATAGGCGGAACTCTTTTTTCAGTACTTGGCTCAATATCAACATCATTAGGAGCAGCAGGAGGTGCAAGTGTAGTATTAGGTAAGGCTTTTACTGCATTGACCGGACCAGTTGGAATAGCAGTAGCTGCAATTGGTGGGGTTATTGCTATTGGGGTGAGTTTATATAAGAACTGGGACACTATAAAAGCTAAAGCTGCAGAACTTAAAAAAGCTATAAGTGAGAAATGGAATGAGATAAAACAAGTAACAGTGGCTATATTTACGAGTATAAAAGATTTTTTAAATAATATTTGGAATGGAATAAAATCTGTTTTTATTAACTCTTTGAATGCTATAAAATCTGGGATAAACTCAGGATGGAATGGAATTAAAAATATAACCACAACAATATGGAATAGTATAAAAACAATAATTTCTAATGTATGGAACGGAATTAAAAGTGTGGTTACTGGTGCAGTTAATGGCGTAAAAAATATAGTGATTAGCATTTGGAATAGCATTAAAAGTGTTACTACTTCTGTTTGGAATGGCATAAAAACAGCCATAACAACACCCATTAATTCAGCGAAAAATATAGTTAAAAAAGCAGTGGATTCTATATATGGTTTTTTTAAGAATCTTAGAATACCACAGATAAAAATACCTAAAATAAAGCTTCCTCACTTTAGTTTAAGAGGAGAGTTTAGTTTAATGCCGCCTAAAGTACCAAAGTTTGATGTTAATTGGTATGCACAAGGTGGTATTTTTAATGCTCCAAGTATTATAGGAGTAGGTGAAGCAGGTACAGAAGCAGTTCTACCAATAGATAGATTAGATGAAATAATAGCTAAGTCTATAAAAAAGGTACAAGGCTTAAGTGGAACTGATGGATTAACAGTACACATAGAAAAATTTATTAATAATACAGAAAAAGATATAGAGGGGTTAGCCTATGAACTAGAGTTTTACAGACAACGTATTTCAATGGGGAAGGGAGGTAATTAA
- a CDS encoding head maturation protease, ClpP-related, whose translation MGFWNFIKNEENDEEVELRIDGDIAMDDDFWSLFFGIENVTPKGFMAEISECKGKNITVWINSYGGDVYAASRIYTALKEHKGKVTVKVDGVAISAASVIAMAGDEILMSPTSIMMIHNPWGSFRGEAEELRHGAEVLDEVKETILNAYELKTHKSREEISKMMDEETWMSAKKAVTEGFADGVLYTENSEDDSKNQVLNSFMFSRFSIQNRVSENTKKFIEEYNKRFKKLNSNNDEEEITDNQKSNLKESNSKDKSINLEDNKNKETIKLLKAKLALECEL comes from the coding sequence TTGGGATTTTGGAATTTTATAAAGAATGAAGAAAATGATGAGGAAGTAGAGCTTAGGATTGATGGAGATATAGCTATGGATGATGATTTTTGGTCACTATTTTTTGGAATTGAAAATGTAACTCCAAAAGGATTTATGGCAGAGATTTCAGAGTGCAAGGGTAAAAACATAACAGTTTGGATTAATTCCTATGGTGGAGATGTTTATGCAGCATCTAGAATTTATACAGCACTTAAAGAACATAAGGGAAAAGTAACAGTAAAAGTAGATGGCGTTGCAATATCAGCAGCTTCAGTTATAGCTATGGCAGGGGATGAAATTTTAATGTCACCCACATCAATAATGATGATTCACAATCCATGGGGTAGCTTTAGAGGAGAAGCAGAGGAATTAAGACATGGGGCAGAAGTTTTAGATGAAGTTAAAGAAACCATTTTAAATGCTTATGAATTAAAAACTCATAAATCAAGAGAAGAAATATCAAAAATGATGGATGAAGAAACATGGATGAGTGCTAAAAAAGCTGTAACTGAAGGTTTTGCAGATGGAGTACTTTATACAGAAAACAGCGAAGATGACAGTAAAAATCAAGTATTGAATTCATTTATGTTTAGCAGATTTTCAATTCAAAATAGAGTAAGTGAAAATACTAAAAAATTCATAGAAGAGTACAATAAAAGATTTAAAAAATTAAATTCTAATAATGATGAAGAGGAAATTACTGATAATCAAAAATCTAATTTAAAAGAAAGCAATTCAAAAGATAAAAGCATTAACTTAGAAGATAATAAAAACAAAGAAACAATTAAATTATTAAAAGCAAAATTAGCCTTAGAGTGTGAACTTTAG